From a region of the Pieris rapae chromosome 22, ilPieRapa1.1, whole genome shotgun sequence genome:
- the LOC110992545 gene encoding BCL2/adenovirus E1B 19 kDa protein-interacting protein 3 isoform X2 — protein MATRKLNTLEDLSESWVELNSDGLNGAENEYIRLLREAQRESRDSSVRHSRASSMKGSPKSPPNSPNLEPSTEDELKGVYINCWRDESNDWVWEWSSRPDQLPPKDWRFKHPVNARGPPSATSSIEVLEQQANMQQSHCLSVRRTCLFSRGAVAAVLVTNIVSLLIGAGIGVWLSKKGMLPPRLIVLN, from the exons ATGGCGACACGAAAGTTAAATACGCTGGAGGATTTGAGTG AATCGTGGGTGGAGTTGAATTCCGATGGGCTTAATGGAGCTGAGAATGAATACATTCGCTTGCTACGTGAAGCACAGAGGGAGAGTCGGGACTCTTCTGTTCGACATTCGCGAGCCTCCAGCATGAAGGGCAG TCCTAAATCGCCGCCCAACAGTCCAAATCTCGAGCCATCCACTGAAGATGAGCTGAAGGGAGTCTACATCAATTGTTGGAGg GATGAATCCAACGATTGGGTTTGGGAGTGGAGTAGCCGGCCTGATCAGCTACCCCCTAA GGACTGGCGGTTCAAGCACCCGGTAAATGCTCGTGGTCCTCCCTCAGCCACCTCCTCCATTGAGGTGTTGGAGCAGCAGGCTAATATGCAGCAG AGCCATTGCTTATCCGTCCGTCGCACCTGCCTGTTTAGTCGCGGTGCTGTAGCGGCCGTTCTTGTCACCAACATTGTGTCTCTTCTCATTGGTGCCGGAATTGG CGTTTGGTTGAGCAAAAAGGGAATGCTCCCTCCCAGACTGATTGTGCTGAACTGA
- the LOC110992545 gene encoding BCL2/adenovirus E1B 19 kDa protein-interacting protein 3 isoform X1, with the protein MYEPKSAVAVDELESWVELNSDGLNGAENEYIRLLREAQRESRDSSVRHSRASSMKGSPKSPPNSPNLEPSTEDELKGVYINCWRDESNDWVWEWSSRPDQLPPKDWRFKHPVNARGPPSATSSIEVLEQQANMQQSHCLSVRRTCLFSRGAVAAVLVTNIVSLLIGAGIGVWLSKKGMLPPRLIVLN; encoded by the exons ATGTACGAACCGAAGAGCGCAGTAGCGGTTGATGAACttg AATCGTGGGTGGAGTTGAATTCCGATGGGCTTAATGGAGCTGAGAATGAATACATTCGCTTGCTACGTGAAGCACAGAGGGAGAGTCGGGACTCTTCTGTTCGACATTCGCGAGCCTCCAGCATGAAGGGCAG TCCTAAATCGCCGCCCAACAGTCCAAATCTCGAGCCATCCACTGAAGATGAGCTGAAGGGAGTCTACATCAATTGTTGGAGg GATGAATCCAACGATTGGGTTTGGGAGTGGAGTAGCCGGCCTGATCAGCTACCCCCTAA GGACTGGCGGTTCAAGCACCCGGTAAATGCTCGTGGTCCTCCCTCAGCCACCTCCTCCATTGAGGTGTTGGAGCAGCAGGCTAATATGCAGCAG AGCCATTGCTTATCCGTCCGTCGCACCTGCCTGTTTAGTCGCGGTGCTGTAGCGGCCGTTCTTGTCACCAACATTGTGTCTCTTCTCATTGGTGCCGGAATTGG CGTTTGGTTGAGCAAAAAGGGAATGCTCCCTCCCAGACTGATTGTGCTGAACTGA
- the LOC110992549 gene encoding protein LSM12 homolog: MSTVVSDCFTIGSIVSTRTCYNEHIEGEVLAFDPQTKMLILKCPSSSGNPKRHDVNVVNLSLVSDVQVKKEVTTVPDPPPSLNLHRLNTRVRNAIENKRRLVSALSACLDPEGQRLFMAIARVIEDVSWSGQSIRVYNQVTITPPYKVDNVIGETDSKSYNYIRKFVERHWREQQARTDSTVPTVNQ, from the exons atgtcgACAGTCGTGTCTGACTGCTTCACAATCGGCAGTATAGTGTCTACCAGAACGTGTTACAATGAACATATCGAAGGAGAAGTGCTTGCATTTGACCCACAAACTAAaatgcttattttaaaatgtccaTCGTCGAGTGGTAATCCTAAGCGCCACGATGTTAATGTCGTAAATTTGTCGCTCGTTAGCGATGTTCAGGTAAAAAAGGAAGTGACTACAGTGCCCGACCCACCACCGTCGCTGAATCTTCATAGGTTAAACACAAGAGTTCGAAACGCGatagaaaataaacgaaggCTG GTATCTGCTCTATCAGCGTGTCTAGATCCAGAAGGCCAGCGTCTATTTATGGCCATTGCTAGAGTTATAGAAGATGTGTCGTGGTCAGGCCAGAGTATCAGAGTCTACAATCAAGTCACCATCACCCCAccatataaa gtagACAATGTGATAGGCGAAACGGATTCCAAATCATACAATTACATAAGAAAATTTGTGGAACGTCACTGGCGCGAACAACAAGCCCGTACAGACTCCACAGTCCCCACAGTCAACCAATAA